Proteins from a genomic interval of Colletes latitarsis isolate SP2378_abdomen chromosome 12, iyColLati1, whole genome shotgun sequence:
- the Unc-115a gene encoding actin binding LIM protein Uncoordinated 115a isoform X8 — protein sequence MKSKTSENFIASESNGVKRDQELKQKQLKKGKTFCQSCKKKCSGEVLRVQDKYFHIGCFKCAQCSSSLAQGGFFAREGSYYCTKDYRERWGTKCAGCGEYVEGDVVTAGEKHAFHPNCFHCQRCRQPLLGQGTNVSLVQGQALCHRCVGIPVREASMPVGYCAVARYSGDGPSDPGACAGCGNQLREGQALVALDRQWHVWCFKCHSCDTVLHGEYMGKDGVPYCEKDYQKQFGVKCAYCNRYISGKVLQAGDNHHFHPTCARCTKCGDPFGDGEEMYLQGAAIWHPRCGPGPSGPNGIVNGHGEAHTPQHRESERISSSASEMQFSLRSRTPSLNGSLCSPYSSLSRKYYPARTGSPGLILREYGRGASEDVSRIYTYSYLTETPSQGYLRRPIQPYDKPPTSPHFHRPSSSRSIRSSGGRSSRSGMRALVDALSEPRPKSPASQVDNDEPIELAHYPDAMKPPPGTKPPIERDDFPAPPYPYTDPERRRRWSDTYKGVPASDDEDEVDNKTYIKEVEEKLKKEQDELSKIDTGIAKVFLQDREKDRENLRHKAANVDPRNASRTPSAAREPTYRLRYESPVGASPSRNIDHARPWEDDDGFSYRSSGPSYNVSTGSITDVDRRALNDGGMLPSSTTYTGGLGSVVGSHGGHHVRRSLPDMGTTSSEPPKLYPYHLLVITNYRLPADVDRCNLERHLSDAEFEAVLQFTRAEFYRLPQWRRNEIKRRARLF from the exons ATGAAGTCGAAGACGAGCGAGAATTTTATAGCGAGTGAAAGTAACGGGGTCAAGAGGGATCAGGAACTCAAGCAGAAACAGCTCAAGAAGG GTAAAACGTTCTGCCAGTCCTGCAAGAAGAAGTGCAGCGGAGAGGTGCTACGAGTGCAGGACAAGTATTTTCACATAGGGTGTTTCAAGTGTGCTCAATGTAGCTCGAGCTTGGCGCAGGGCGGCTTTTTCGCGCGCGAGGGCTCTTACTACTGCACCAAG GACTACAGGGAACGGTGGGGCACCAAGTGCGCCGGCTGCGGGGAGTACGTGGAGGGCGACGTGGTGACCGCGGGCGAGAAGCACGCGTTCCATCCGAATTGTTTTCACTGCCAGAGATGCAGACAGCCGCTGTTGGGCCAGGGGACCAACGTGTCCCTCGTTCAAG GTCAAGCTCTATGTCATCGATGCGTCGGTATCCCGGTTCGAGAGGCCTCGATGCCGGTTGGTTACTGCGCTGTCGCCAGATATTCCGGAGACGGGCCCTCCGACCCCGGTGCTTGCGCCGGTTGCGGAAACCAATTACGAGAAGGTCAAGCTTTGGTCGCTCTCGATCGCCAATGGCACGTCTGGTGCTTCAAGTGCCACAGCTGCGACACCGTGCTTCACGGCGAATACATGGGAAA AGACGGGGTACCTTATTGCGAGAAGGACTATCAGAAGCAGTTTGGCGTCAAGTGCGCCTACTGCAATCGCTACATCAGCGGCAAGGTGCTGCAAGCCGGTGACAATCATCATTTTCATCCGACTTGCGCGCGATGCACCAAGTGCGGGGACCCATTCGGGGACGGTGAAGAGATGTATTTGCAGGGCGCCGCGATATGGCATCCGCGTTGCGGCCCGGGGCCCAGTGGTCCCAACGGTATCGTCAACGGCCACGGCGAAGCTCACACTCCCCAGCATCGAGAATCCGAACGGATCTCCAGCAGTGCTTCTGAAATGCAG TTTTCATTGCGGTCACGCACGCCAAGCCTGAACGGATCACTCTGCAGCCCTTACAGCAGCCTCAGTCGCAAG TATTACCCCGCACGAACTGGCAGTCCCGGACTGATATTGAGAGAGTACGGACGCGGTGCATCCGAGGATGTGTCTAGGATTTACACTTACTCGTACTTGACCGAAACGCCCAGCCAAGGATACCTGAGACGCCCGATACAGCCCTACGACAAACCTCCGACTAGCCCACACTTTCATAGACCTAGCT cctcgCGTTCGATAAGGAGCAGCGGTGGACGCAGCAGCCGATCCGGAATGCGAGCTCTGGTCGATGCTCTCAGCGAGCCCAGACCGAAGTCGCCGGCCAGTCAAGTAGATAATGACGAGCCAATAGAGCTGGCGCATTATCCGGACGCTATGAAGCCACCTCCTGGAACCAAGCCGCCGATCGAACGGGACGATTTCCCGGCTCCTCCTTATCCTTACACGGATCCCGAGAGACGTAGACGATGGTCCGACACGTACAAG GGTGTACCCGCGTCCGACGACGAAGACGAAGTCGACAACAAAACGTACATAAAGGAGGTGGAGGAGAAACTGAAAAAGGAACAGGACGAGCTGAGCAAAATCGACACTGGGATAGCGAAGGTGTTCCTGCAAGATCGCGAAAAGGATCGGGAGAACTTGAGACACAAAGCGGCGAACGTGGATCCTAGAAACGCGTCGAGAACACCGTCGGCGGCCAGAGAACCGACTTACAGACTGCGATACGAGAGCCCGGTCGGCGCAT CACCCTCGAGAAATATAGATCACGCGAGACCCTGGGAAGACGACGACGGTTTTAGCTACAGATCCAGCGGTCCGAGTTACAACG TATCGACAGGCAGCATCACGGATGTGGATCGACGGGCATTG AATGATGGTGGAATGCTTCCATCATCGACCACGTATACAGGTGGCCTCGGTTCGGTGGTCGGAAGTCACGGGGGCCATCATGTGAGAAGATCGTTGCCAGACATGggtactacgtcatccgaaccacCGAAACTCTATCCTTACCACTTACTTGTCATCACTAACTATAGGCTGCCCGCCGACGTGGATCGTTGCAACCTTGAA CGACATCTTTCCGACGCGGAGTTCGAGGCAGTTCTTCAGTTTACACGTGCAGAATTCTATAGACTACCACAATGGCGTCGTAACGAGATCAAAAGACGCGCCCGACTGTTTTAA
- the Unc-115a gene encoding actin binding LIM protein Uncoordinated 115a isoform X10: MKSKTSENFIASESNGVKRDQELKQKQLKKGKTFCQSCKKKCSGEVLRVQDKYFHIGCFKCAQCSSSLAQGGFFAREGSYYCTKDYRERWGTKCAGCGEYVEGDVVTAGEKHAFHPNCFHCQRCRQPLLGQGTNVSLVQGQALCHRCVGIPVREASMPVGYCAVARYSGDGPSDPGACAGCGNQLREGQALVALDRQWHVWCFKCHSCDTVLHGEYMGKDGVPYCEKDYQKQFGVKCAYCNRYISGKVLQAGDNHHFHPTCARCTKCGDPFGDGEEMYLQGAAIWHPRCGPGPSGPNGIVNGHGEAHTPQHRESERISSSASEMQFSLRSRTPSLNGSLCSPYSSLSRKYYPARTGSPGLILREYGRGASEDVSRIYTYSYLTETPSQGYLRRPIQPYDKPPTSPHFHRPSSSRSIRSSGGRSSRSGMRALVDALSEPRPKSPASQVDNDEPIELAHYPDAMKPPPGTKPPIERDDFPAPPYPYTDPERRRRWSDTYKGVPASDDEDEVDNKTYIKEVEEKLKKEQDELSKIDTGIAKVFLQDREKDRENLRHKAANVDPRNASRTPSAAREPTYRLRYESPVGASPSRNIDHARPWEDDDGFSYRSSGPSYNVVSSLRHIPKPGYGLAPRSHTFSSTGGSVSALPGDYSFSGMGDKTHSTDFSSGKSDK; the protein is encoded by the exons ATGAAGTCGAAGACGAGCGAGAATTTTATAGCGAGTGAAAGTAACGGGGTCAAGAGGGATCAGGAACTCAAGCAGAAACAGCTCAAGAAGG GTAAAACGTTCTGCCAGTCCTGCAAGAAGAAGTGCAGCGGAGAGGTGCTACGAGTGCAGGACAAGTATTTTCACATAGGGTGTTTCAAGTGTGCTCAATGTAGCTCGAGCTTGGCGCAGGGCGGCTTTTTCGCGCGCGAGGGCTCTTACTACTGCACCAAG GACTACAGGGAACGGTGGGGCACCAAGTGCGCCGGCTGCGGGGAGTACGTGGAGGGCGACGTGGTGACCGCGGGCGAGAAGCACGCGTTCCATCCGAATTGTTTTCACTGCCAGAGATGCAGACAGCCGCTGTTGGGCCAGGGGACCAACGTGTCCCTCGTTCAAG GTCAAGCTCTATGTCATCGATGCGTCGGTATCCCGGTTCGAGAGGCCTCGATGCCGGTTGGTTACTGCGCTGTCGCCAGATATTCCGGAGACGGGCCCTCCGACCCCGGTGCTTGCGCCGGTTGCGGAAACCAATTACGAGAAGGTCAAGCTTTGGTCGCTCTCGATCGCCAATGGCACGTCTGGTGCTTCAAGTGCCACAGCTGCGACACCGTGCTTCACGGCGAATACATGGGAAA AGACGGGGTACCTTATTGCGAGAAGGACTATCAGAAGCAGTTTGGCGTCAAGTGCGCCTACTGCAATCGCTACATCAGCGGCAAGGTGCTGCAAGCCGGTGACAATCATCATTTTCATCCGACTTGCGCGCGATGCACCAAGTGCGGGGACCCATTCGGGGACGGTGAAGAGATGTATTTGCAGGGCGCCGCGATATGGCATCCGCGTTGCGGCCCGGGGCCCAGTGGTCCCAACGGTATCGTCAACGGCCACGGCGAAGCTCACACTCCCCAGCATCGAGAATCCGAACGGATCTCCAGCAGTGCTTCTGAAATGCAG TTTTCATTGCGGTCACGCACGCCAAGCCTGAACGGATCACTCTGCAGCCCTTACAGCAGCCTCAGTCGCAAG TATTACCCCGCACGAACTGGCAGTCCCGGACTGATATTGAGAGAGTACGGACGCGGTGCATCCGAGGATGTGTCTAGGATTTACACTTACTCGTACTTGACCGAAACGCCCAGCCAAGGATACCTGAGACGCCCGATACAGCCCTACGACAAACCTCCGACTAGCCCACACTTTCATAGACCTAGCT cctcgCGTTCGATAAGGAGCAGCGGTGGACGCAGCAGCCGATCCGGAATGCGAGCTCTGGTCGATGCTCTCAGCGAGCCCAGACCGAAGTCGCCGGCCAGTCAAGTAGATAATGACGAGCCAATAGAGCTGGCGCATTATCCGGACGCTATGAAGCCACCTCCTGGAACCAAGCCGCCGATCGAACGGGACGATTTCCCGGCTCCTCCTTATCCTTACACGGATCCCGAGAGACGTAGACGATGGTCCGACACGTACAAG GGTGTACCCGCGTCCGACGACGAAGACGAAGTCGACAACAAAACGTACATAAAGGAGGTGGAGGAGAAACTGAAAAAGGAACAGGACGAGCTGAGCAAAATCGACACTGGGATAGCGAAGGTGTTCCTGCAAGATCGCGAAAAGGATCGGGAGAACTTGAGACACAAAGCGGCGAACGTGGATCCTAGAAACGCGTCGAGAACACCGTCGGCGGCCAGAGAACCGACTTACAGACTGCGATACGAGAGCCCGGTCGGCGCAT CACCCTCGAGAAATATAGATCACGCGAGACCCTGGGAAGACGACGACGGTTTTAGCTACAGATCCAGCGGTCCGAGTTACAACG TTGTGAGCTCCCTTCGGCACATCCCGAAGCCAGGGTACGGTCTGGCACCGCGAAGTCACACCTTCTCCTCGACCGGCGGTTCTGTATCTGCTCTCCCT GGTGATTATTCGTTCAGTGGGATGGGAGACAAGACGCACAGCACTGATTTCTCATCTGGCAAGTCAGATA AATGA
- the Unc-115a gene encoding actin binding LIM protein Uncoordinated 115a isoform X9, whose amino-acid sequence MKSKTSENFIASESNGVKRDQELKQKQLKKGKTFCQSCKKKCSGEVLRVQDKYFHIGCFKCAQCSSSLAQGGFFAREGSYYCTKDYRERWGTKCAGCGEYVEGDVVTAGEKHAFHPNCFHCQRCRQPLLGQGTNVSLVQGQALCHRCVGIPVREASMPVGYCAVARYSGDGPSDPGACAGCGNQLREGQALVALDRQWHVWCFKCHSCDTVLHGEYMGKDGVPYCEKDYQKQFGVKCAYCNRYISGKVLQAGDNHHFHPTCARCTKCGDPFGDGEEMYLQGAAIWHPRCGPGPSGPNGIVNGHGEAHTPQHRESERISSSASEMQFSLRSRTPSLNGSLCSPYSSLSRKYYPARTGSPGLILREYGRGASEDVSRIYTYSYLTETPSQGYLRRPIQPYDKPPTSPHFHRPSSSRSIRSSGGRSSRSGMRALVDALSEPRPKSPASQVDNDEPIELAHYPDAMKPPPGTKPPIERDDFPAPPYPYTDPERRRRWSDTYKGVPASDDEDEVDNKTYIKEVEEKLKKEQDELSKIDTGIAKVFLQDREKDRENLRHKAANVDPRNASRTPSAAREPTYRLRYESPVGASPSRNIDHARPWEDDDGFSYRSSGPSYNVGRSSARSPAPRNYPPLGTQRAFTLPNAARHYNSGDYSFSGMGDKTHSTDFSSGKSDK is encoded by the exons ATGAAGTCGAAGACGAGCGAGAATTTTATAGCGAGTGAAAGTAACGGGGTCAAGAGGGATCAGGAACTCAAGCAGAAACAGCTCAAGAAGG GTAAAACGTTCTGCCAGTCCTGCAAGAAGAAGTGCAGCGGAGAGGTGCTACGAGTGCAGGACAAGTATTTTCACATAGGGTGTTTCAAGTGTGCTCAATGTAGCTCGAGCTTGGCGCAGGGCGGCTTTTTCGCGCGCGAGGGCTCTTACTACTGCACCAAG GACTACAGGGAACGGTGGGGCACCAAGTGCGCCGGCTGCGGGGAGTACGTGGAGGGCGACGTGGTGACCGCGGGCGAGAAGCACGCGTTCCATCCGAATTGTTTTCACTGCCAGAGATGCAGACAGCCGCTGTTGGGCCAGGGGACCAACGTGTCCCTCGTTCAAG GTCAAGCTCTATGTCATCGATGCGTCGGTATCCCGGTTCGAGAGGCCTCGATGCCGGTTGGTTACTGCGCTGTCGCCAGATATTCCGGAGACGGGCCCTCCGACCCCGGTGCTTGCGCCGGTTGCGGAAACCAATTACGAGAAGGTCAAGCTTTGGTCGCTCTCGATCGCCAATGGCACGTCTGGTGCTTCAAGTGCCACAGCTGCGACACCGTGCTTCACGGCGAATACATGGGAAA AGACGGGGTACCTTATTGCGAGAAGGACTATCAGAAGCAGTTTGGCGTCAAGTGCGCCTACTGCAATCGCTACATCAGCGGCAAGGTGCTGCAAGCCGGTGACAATCATCATTTTCATCCGACTTGCGCGCGATGCACCAAGTGCGGGGACCCATTCGGGGACGGTGAAGAGATGTATTTGCAGGGCGCCGCGATATGGCATCCGCGTTGCGGCCCGGGGCCCAGTGGTCCCAACGGTATCGTCAACGGCCACGGCGAAGCTCACACTCCCCAGCATCGAGAATCCGAACGGATCTCCAGCAGTGCTTCTGAAATGCAG TTTTCATTGCGGTCACGCACGCCAAGCCTGAACGGATCACTCTGCAGCCCTTACAGCAGCCTCAGTCGCAAG TATTACCCCGCACGAACTGGCAGTCCCGGACTGATATTGAGAGAGTACGGACGCGGTGCATCCGAGGATGTGTCTAGGATTTACACTTACTCGTACTTGACCGAAACGCCCAGCCAAGGATACCTGAGACGCCCGATACAGCCCTACGACAAACCTCCGACTAGCCCACACTTTCATAGACCTAGCT cctcgCGTTCGATAAGGAGCAGCGGTGGACGCAGCAGCCGATCCGGAATGCGAGCTCTGGTCGATGCTCTCAGCGAGCCCAGACCGAAGTCGCCGGCCAGTCAAGTAGATAATGACGAGCCAATAGAGCTGGCGCATTATCCGGACGCTATGAAGCCACCTCCTGGAACCAAGCCGCCGATCGAACGGGACGATTTCCCGGCTCCTCCTTATCCTTACACGGATCCCGAGAGACGTAGACGATGGTCCGACACGTACAAG GGTGTACCCGCGTCCGACGACGAAGACGAAGTCGACAACAAAACGTACATAAAGGAGGTGGAGGAGAAACTGAAAAAGGAACAGGACGAGCTGAGCAAAATCGACACTGGGATAGCGAAGGTGTTCCTGCAAGATCGCGAAAAGGATCGGGAGAACTTGAGACACAAAGCGGCGAACGTGGATCCTAGAAACGCGTCGAGAACACCGTCGGCGGCCAGAGAACCGACTTACAGACTGCGATACGAGAGCCCGGTCGGCGCAT CACCCTCGAGAAATATAGATCACGCGAGACCCTGGGAAGACGACGACGGTTTTAGCTACAGATCCAGCGGTCCGAGTTACAACG TTGGGAGGTCATCGGCACGCTCCCCGGCTCCCAGAAACTATCCACCCCTTGGTACTCAACGCGCCTTCACTCTTCCAAACGCCGCTAGGCACTATAATTCG GGTGATTATTCGTTCAGTGGGATGGGAGACAAGACGCACAGCACTGATTTCTCATCTGGCAAGTCAGATA AATGA
- the Unc-115a gene encoding actin binding LIM protein Uncoordinated 115a isoform X5, which yields MKSKTSENFIASESNGVKRDQELKQKQLKKGKTFCQSCKKKCSGEVLRVQDKYFHIGCFKCAQCSSSLAQGGFFAREGSYYCTKDYRERWGTKCAGCGEYVEGDVVTAGEKHAFHPNCFHCQRCRQPLLGQGTNVSLVQGQALCHRCVGIPVREASMPVGYCAVARYSGDGPSDPGACAGCGNQLREGQALVALDRQWHVWCFKCHSCDTVLHGEYMGKDGVPYCEKDYQKQFGVKCAYCNRYISGKVLQAGDNHHFHPTCARCTKCGDPFGDGEEMYLQGAAIWHPRCGPGPSGPNGIVNGHGEAHTPQHRESERISSSASEMQYYPARTGSPGLILREYGRGASEDVSRIYTYSYLTETPSQGYLRRPIQPYDKPPTSPHFHRPSSSRSIRSSGGRSSRSGMRALVDALSEPRPKSPASQVDNDEPIELAHYPDAMKPPPGTKPPIERDDFPAPPYPYTDPERRRRWSDTYKGVPASDDEDEVDNKTYIKEVEEKLKKEQDELSKIDTGIAKVFLQDREKDRENLRHKAANVDPRNASRTPSAAREPTYRLRYESPVGASPSRNIDHARPWEDDDGFSYRSSGPSYNVGRSSARSPAPRNYPPLGTQRAFTLPNAARHYNSGDYSFSGMGDKTHSTDFSSGKSDISTGSITDVDRRALVCTTAPYYSRRISMNDGGMLPSSTTYTGGLGSVVGSHGGHHVRRSLPDMGTTSSEPPKLYPYHLLVITNYRLPADVDRCNLERHLSDAEFEAVLQFTRAEFYRLPQWRRNEIKRRARLF from the exons ATGAAGTCGAAGACGAGCGAGAATTTTATAGCGAGTGAAAGTAACGGGGTCAAGAGGGATCAGGAACTCAAGCAGAAACAGCTCAAGAAGG GTAAAACGTTCTGCCAGTCCTGCAAGAAGAAGTGCAGCGGAGAGGTGCTACGAGTGCAGGACAAGTATTTTCACATAGGGTGTTTCAAGTGTGCTCAATGTAGCTCGAGCTTGGCGCAGGGCGGCTTTTTCGCGCGCGAGGGCTCTTACTACTGCACCAAG GACTACAGGGAACGGTGGGGCACCAAGTGCGCCGGCTGCGGGGAGTACGTGGAGGGCGACGTGGTGACCGCGGGCGAGAAGCACGCGTTCCATCCGAATTGTTTTCACTGCCAGAGATGCAGACAGCCGCTGTTGGGCCAGGGGACCAACGTGTCCCTCGTTCAAG GTCAAGCTCTATGTCATCGATGCGTCGGTATCCCGGTTCGAGAGGCCTCGATGCCGGTTGGTTACTGCGCTGTCGCCAGATATTCCGGAGACGGGCCCTCCGACCCCGGTGCTTGCGCCGGTTGCGGAAACCAATTACGAGAAGGTCAAGCTTTGGTCGCTCTCGATCGCCAATGGCACGTCTGGTGCTTCAAGTGCCACAGCTGCGACACCGTGCTTCACGGCGAATACATGGGAAA AGACGGGGTACCTTATTGCGAGAAGGACTATCAGAAGCAGTTTGGCGTCAAGTGCGCCTACTGCAATCGCTACATCAGCGGCAAGGTGCTGCAAGCCGGTGACAATCATCATTTTCATCCGACTTGCGCGCGATGCACCAAGTGCGGGGACCCATTCGGGGACGGTGAAGAGATGTATTTGCAGGGCGCCGCGATATGGCATCCGCGTTGCGGCCCGGGGCCCAGTGGTCCCAACGGTATCGTCAACGGCCACGGCGAAGCTCACACTCCCCAGCATCGAGAATCCGAACGGATCTCCAGCAGTGCTTCTGAAATGCAG TATTACCCCGCACGAACTGGCAGTCCCGGACTGATATTGAGAGAGTACGGACGCGGTGCATCCGAGGATGTGTCTAGGATTTACACTTACTCGTACTTGACCGAAACGCCCAGCCAAGGATACCTGAGACGCCCGATACAGCCCTACGACAAACCTCCGACTAGCCCACACTTTCATAGACCTAGCT cctcgCGTTCGATAAGGAGCAGCGGTGGACGCAGCAGCCGATCCGGAATGCGAGCTCTGGTCGATGCTCTCAGCGAGCCCAGACCGAAGTCGCCGGCCAGTCAAGTAGATAATGACGAGCCAATAGAGCTGGCGCATTATCCGGACGCTATGAAGCCACCTCCTGGAACCAAGCCGCCGATCGAACGGGACGATTTCCCGGCTCCTCCTTATCCTTACACGGATCCCGAGAGACGTAGACGATGGTCCGACACGTACAAG GGTGTACCCGCGTCCGACGACGAAGACGAAGTCGACAACAAAACGTACATAAAGGAGGTGGAGGAGAAACTGAAAAAGGAACAGGACGAGCTGAGCAAAATCGACACTGGGATAGCGAAGGTGTTCCTGCAAGATCGCGAAAAGGATCGGGAGAACTTGAGACACAAAGCGGCGAACGTGGATCCTAGAAACGCGTCGAGAACACCGTCGGCGGCCAGAGAACCGACTTACAGACTGCGATACGAGAGCCCGGTCGGCGCAT CACCCTCGAGAAATATAGATCACGCGAGACCCTGGGAAGACGACGACGGTTTTAGCTACAGATCCAGCGGTCCGAGTTACAACG TTGGGAGGTCATCGGCACGCTCCCCGGCTCCCAGAAACTATCCACCCCTTGGTACTCAACGCGCCTTCACTCTTCCAAACGCCGCTAGGCACTATAATTCG GGTGATTATTCGTTCAGTGGGATGGGAGACAAGACGCACAGCACTGATTTCTCATCTGGCAAGTCAGATA TATCGACAGGCAGCATCACGGATGTGGATCGACGGGCATTGGTATGTACCACAGCCCCATACTACTCCCGGCGAATTAGCATG AATGATGGTGGAATGCTTCCATCATCGACCACGTATACAGGTGGCCTCGGTTCGGTGGTCGGAAGTCACGGGGGCCATCATGTGAGAAGATCGTTGCCAGACATGggtactacgtcatccgaaccacCGAAACTCTATCCTTACCACTTACTTGTCATCACTAACTATAGGCTGCCCGCCGACGTGGATCGTTGCAACCTTGAA CGACATCTTTCCGACGCGGAGTTCGAGGCAGTTCTTCAGTTTACACGTGCAGAATTCTATAGACTACCACAATGGCGTCGTAACGAGATCAAAAGACGCGCCCGACTGTTTTAA
- the Unc-115a gene encoding actin binding LIM protein Uncoordinated 115a isoform X6, producing the protein MGKTFCQSCKKKCSGEVLRVQDKYFHIGCFKCAQCSSSLAQGGFFAREGSYYCTKDYRERWGTKCAGCGEYVEGDVVTAGEKHAFHPNCFHCQRCRQPLLGQGTNVSLVQGQALCHRCVGIPVREASMPVGYCAVARYSGDGPSDPGACAGCGNQLREGQALVALDRQWHVWCFKCHSCDTVLHGEYMGKDGVPYCEKDYQKQFGVKCAYCNRYISGKVLQAGDNHHFHPTCARCTKCGDPFGDGEEMYLQGAAIWHPRCGPGPSGPNGIVNGHGEAHTPQHRESERISSSASEMQFSLRSRTPSLNGSLCSPYSSLSRKYYPARTGSPGLILREYGRGASEDVSRIYTYSYLTETPSQGYLRRPIQPYDKPPTSPHFHRPSSSRSIRSSGGRSSRSGMRALVDALSEPRPKSPASQVDNDEPIELAHYPDAMKPPPGTKPPIERDDFPAPPYPYTDPERRRRWSDTYKGVPASDDEDEVDNKTYIKEVEEKLKKEQDELSKIDTGIAKVFLQDREKDRENLRHKAANVDPRNASRTPSAAREPTYRLRYESPVGASPSRNIDHARPWEDDDGFSYRSSGPSYNVGRSSARSPAPRNYPPLGTQRAFTLPNAARHYNSGDYSFSGMGDKTHSTDFSSGKSDISTGSITDVDRRALVCTTAPYYSRRISMNDGGMLPSSTTYTGGLGSVVGSHGGHHVRRSLPDMGTTSSEPPKLYPYHLLVITNYRLPADVDRCNLERHLSDAEFEAVLQFTRAEFYRLPQWRRNEIKRRARLF; encoded by the exons ATGG GTAAAACGTTCTGCCAGTCCTGCAAGAAGAAGTGCAGCGGAGAGGTGCTACGAGTGCAGGACAAGTATTTTCACATAGGGTGTTTCAAGTGTGCTCAATGTAGCTCGAGCTTGGCGCAGGGCGGCTTTTTCGCGCGCGAGGGCTCTTACTACTGCACCAAG GACTACAGGGAACGGTGGGGCACCAAGTGCGCCGGCTGCGGGGAGTACGTGGAGGGCGACGTGGTGACCGCGGGCGAGAAGCACGCGTTCCATCCGAATTGTTTTCACTGCCAGAGATGCAGACAGCCGCTGTTGGGCCAGGGGACCAACGTGTCCCTCGTTCAAG GTCAAGCTCTATGTCATCGATGCGTCGGTATCCCGGTTCGAGAGGCCTCGATGCCGGTTGGTTACTGCGCTGTCGCCAGATATTCCGGAGACGGGCCCTCCGACCCCGGTGCTTGCGCCGGTTGCGGAAACCAATTACGAGAAGGTCAAGCTTTGGTCGCTCTCGATCGCCAATGGCACGTCTGGTGCTTCAAGTGCCACAGCTGCGACACCGTGCTTCACGGCGAATACATGGGAAA AGACGGGGTACCTTATTGCGAGAAGGACTATCAGAAGCAGTTTGGCGTCAAGTGCGCCTACTGCAATCGCTACATCAGCGGCAAGGTGCTGCAAGCCGGTGACAATCATCATTTTCATCCGACTTGCGCGCGATGCACCAAGTGCGGGGACCCATTCGGGGACGGTGAAGAGATGTATTTGCAGGGCGCCGCGATATGGCATCCGCGTTGCGGCCCGGGGCCCAGTGGTCCCAACGGTATCGTCAACGGCCACGGCGAAGCTCACACTCCCCAGCATCGAGAATCCGAACGGATCTCCAGCAGTGCTTCTGAAATGCAG TTTTCATTGCGGTCACGCACGCCAAGCCTGAACGGATCACTCTGCAGCCCTTACAGCAGCCTCAGTCGCAAG TATTACCCCGCACGAACTGGCAGTCCCGGACTGATATTGAGAGAGTACGGACGCGGTGCATCCGAGGATGTGTCTAGGATTTACACTTACTCGTACTTGACCGAAACGCCCAGCCAAGGATACCTGAGACGCCCGATACAGCCCTACGACAAACCTCCGACTAGCCCACACTTTCATAGACCTAGCT cctcgCGTTCGATAAGGAGCAGCGGTGGACGCAGCAGCCGATCCGGAATGCGAGCTCTGGTCGATGCTCTCAGCGAGCCCAGACCGAAGTCGCCGGCCAGTCAAGTAGATAATGACGAGCCAATAGAGCTGGCGCATTATCCGGACGCTATGAAGCCACCTCCTGGAACCAAGCCGCCGATCGAACGGGACGATTTCCCGGCTCCTCCTTATCCTTACACGGATCCCGAGAGACGTAGACGATGGTCCGACACGTACAAG GGTGTACCCGCGTCCGACGACGAAGACGAAGTCGACAACAAAACGTACATAAAGGAGGTGGAGGAGAAACTGAAAAAGGAACAGGACGAGCTGAGCAAAATCGACACTGGGATAGCGAAGGTGTTCCTGCAAGATCGCGAAAAGGATCGGGAGAACTTGAGACACAAAGCGGCGAACGTGGATCCTAGAAACGCGTCGAGAACACCGTCGGCGGCCAGAGAACCGACTTACAGACTGCGATACGAGAGCCCGGTCGGCGCAT CACCCTCGAGAAATATAGATCACGCGAGACCCTGGGAAGACGACGACGGTTTTAGCTACAGATCCAGCGGTCCGAGTTACAACG TTGGGAGGTCATCGGCACGCTCCCCGGCTCCCAGAAACTATCCACCCCTTGGTACTCAACGCGCCTTCACTCTTCCAAACGCCGCTAGGCACTATAATTCG GGTGATTATTCGTTCAGTGGGATGGGAGACAAGACGCACAGCACTGATTTCTCATCTGGCAAGTCAGATA TATCGACAGGCAGCATCACGGATGTGGATCGACGGGCATTGGTATGTACCACAGCCCCATACTACTCCCGGCGAATTAGCATG AATGATGGTGGAATGCTTCCATCATCGACCACGTATACAGGTGGCCTCGGTTCGGTGGTCGGAAGTCACGGGGGCCATCATGTGAGAAGATCGTTGCCAGACATGggtactacgtcatccgaaccacCGAAACTCTATCCTTACCACTTACTTGTCATCACTAACTATAGGCTGCCCGCCGACGTGGATCGTTGCAACCTTGAA CGACATCTTTCCGACGCGGAGTTCGAGGCAGTTCTTCAGTTTACACGTGCAGAATTCTATAGACTACCACAATGGCGTCGTAACGAGATCAAAAGACGCGCCCGACTGTTTTAA